The Gopherus evgoodei ecotype Sinaloan lineage unplaced genomic scaffold, rGopEvg1_v1.p scaffold_57_arrow_ctg1, whole genome shotgun sequence genome includes a region encoding these proteins:
- the LOC115643311 gene encoding organic solute transporter subunit alpha-like: MARPQNCTHHSGQFPLSSEIFQVFQAQLWIFLIPTALGLVQLGLFLEQTGFFLRRLGTSRRTSLSLWILGVYPVFSIMSLIGMYIPRSSFVCNFVANIYHSITLWKFLDLVTNFFGGSARMVQRLQGQHVAPNPFPCCCCCCLPNISTSWSNLRWMTLAVYQLSLIRTILFFVTLILWTDEKYDYGDVSYTNPNSYINAIIGISTLLSFYGYLLFYKATKPALAGYNLRSKFVCIILVLVVGAEETESGLREIVYQETDEQSHFHI, translated from the exons aTGGCACGACCCCAAAACTGCACCCACCACAGCGGCCAGTTCCCCCTGTCCTCAGAGATCTTCCAAG TGTTCCAAGCCCAGCTATGGATCTTCCTCATTCCCACAGCCCTGGGCCTGGTGCAGCTGGGCCTGTTCCTAGAGCAGACGGGCTTCTTTCTACGCCGCCTGGGCACCTCCCGCAGAACCAGCCTCTCCCTCTGGATTCTGGGGGTCTACCCG GTGTTCAGCATCATGTCCCTTATTGGCATGTACATCCCCCGATCCTCCTTCGTCTGCAACTTTGTTGCGAATAT CTACCACTCCATCACCCTGTGGAAATTCCTGGACCTGGTGACCAATTTCTTCGGGGGTTCGGCCCGCATGGTCCAGCGCCTACAGGGTCAGCACGTGGCCCCAaaccccttcccctgctgctgctgctgctgtctccccAACATTTCCACCAGCTG GTCCAACCTACGCTGGATGACCCTGGCCGTGTACCAGCTGTCCCTCATCAGGACCATCCTCTTCTTCGTCACACTCATCCTCTGGACCGACGAGAAGTACGACTACGGTGAT GTGAGCTACACCAACCCCAACTCCTACATCAACGCCATCATCGGGATCTCTACCCTGCTGTCCTTCTACGGCTACCTGCTCTTCTACAAGGCCACCAAGCCGGCCCTGGCCGGCTACAACCTGCGTTCCAAGTTCGTCTGCATCATCCTGGTCCTTGTGGTGGGGGCTGAGGAAACCGAGTCAGGTTTAAGAGAAATAGTTTACCAGGAAACCGATGAGCAGAGTCATTTTCATATCTGA